From a single Thermithiobacillus plumbiphilus genomic region:
- a CDS encoding biopolymer transporter ExbD, whose protein sequence is MKLSTPYPPKKPRIELIPLIDVMFFLLASFIFVSLSMVQHKGIRVDVPQAATGQPDRQEYYAVTITKDGKLYANKRLVTQAELVQELGKLSRQPDAPRVYINADKSVPHGEVIMVMDLAREAGIEKVAFETKPRSPVAP, encoded by the coding sequence ATGAAGCTCTCCACACCTTACCCACCGAAAAAGCCGCGCATCGAACTCATTCCGCTGATCGATGTAATGTTCTTTCTGCTAGCGTCATTCATCTTCGTGTCCCTGAGCATGGTTCAGCACAAGGGCATCCGGGTGGACGTGCCGCAGGCGGCCACCGGCCAGCCGGACCGGCAGGAGTACTACGCCGTCACCATCACCAAGGATGGCAAGCTCTACGCCAACAAACGGCTGGTGACCCAGGCGGAACTGGTCCAGGAATTGGGCAAGCTGAGCAGGCAGCCGGATGCCCCGCGGGTGTACATCAATGCGGATAAAAGCGTGCCCCATGGCGAGGTCATCATGGTGATGGATCTGGCGCGCGAGGCCGGGATCGAGAAGGTGGCTTTCGAAACCAAGCCGCGGAGTCCGGTAGCGCCATGA
- a CDS encoding PepSY-associated TM helix domain-containing protein, whose protein sequence is MSKRQFWVKTHIYIGTLLIVPLLVIALTGILLGFYDQLRYGQAPYRLGQPAAQTLAPSQLAARVQAAYPDARLEILYLPTAPERAARAKLAGEGGSRMAFLDPATGQTLALKPAGQEDWLDFLYHLHRGKPLGLTGQIIASATGAFILLLWLVGLWLWWPRRGRPRPWGDRDARTKAISLHRWLGLWAGGLFASLAVVGALLNFAGPLIDRFDPAPKVAVGNGTSAAYPLNSLVAIARHGYPQAALERIYFAKNTDAVMRFRFRDGGWVFLDGITGEVLKRKTPTSHWTNLLFPLHSGRIFGSFGPMFMSFLALALLTMSLSGLYYWRARS, encoded by the coding sequence ATGTCGAAACGCCAGTTCTGGGTCAAGACCCACATCTACATTGGTACGTTGCTGATCGTGCCGCTGCTAGTCATTGCGCTGACCGGCATCCTGCTCGGCTTTTACGATCAGCTTCGTTATGGTCAGGCACCTTACCGGCTGGGCCAGCCCGCCGCGCAGACACTTGCCCCTTCACAACTTGCAGCCAGGGTGCAGGCCGCTTATCCGGATGCAAGGCTTGAGATCCTGTATCTGCCCACTGCGCCCGAACGGGCGGCGCGAGCGAAGCTGGCCGGGGAGGGCGGGTCGCGCATGGCCTTTCTCGACCCGGCAACAGGCCAGACGCTTGCTCTGAAGCCGGCTGGTCAAGAGGACTGGCTGGACTTTCTCTACCACCTACATCGCGGCAAGCCGCTGGGGCTGACCGGCCAGATCATCGCCAGCGCCACCGGGGCTTTCATTCTCCTGCTCTGGCTGGTCGGGCTCTGGCTTTGGTGGCCACGTCGCGGTCGTCCACGGCCATGGGGAGACCGGGATGCGCGCACCAAGGCGATCAGCCTGCACCGCTGGCTGGGACTCTGGGCCGGTGGCCTGTTCGCCAGCCTGGCTGTGGTGGGCGCCTTGCTGAATTTCGCTGGCCCCTTGATCGATCGCTTCGATCCGGCGCCCAAGGTGGCCGTCGGGAATGGCACATCGGCAGCGTACCCCCTCAACAGCCTGGTGGCCATCGCCCGGCATGGCTATCCACAGGCAGCCCTGGAACGCATCTACTTTGCCAAAAATACTGATGCCGTCATGCGTTTTCGCTTCCGTGATGGCGGCTGGGTGTTTCTGGATGGCATTACAGGCGAAGTGCTGAAGCGCAAAACTCCCACCTCTCATTGGACCAATCTGCTGTTTCCCTTGCACAGTGGCCGGATCTTTGGCAGTTTTGGCCCCATGTTCATGAGCTTTCTTGCGCTCGCGTTGCTGACCATGAGCCTGAGTGGCTTGTACTACTGGCGGGCACGATCTTAG
- a CDS encoding HpcH/HpaI aldolase family protein — MLQTNRLKAALREGGTAFGLLNSMPAPLLVEMLGYAGYDFVILDMEHVCVNPETMENMIRAAECAGITPLVRVPHAGHDMILRALDAGAQGVVIPHVRSRAEAEQAVQASRYHPLGMRGISGGRTTGFGTIDLPTYFARANAEIMVVLMIEDQAGVEAIDDILSVQGIDMLLEGAIDLSQSYGVPGQAQDARVQAAIARVANACRRFDVPFCAIPRQPGQLEQWTEQGVRAFLLGDDRGVAFRALKAHVAGFRDSLQG, encoded by the coding sequence ATGCTGCAAACCAATAGGCTCAAGGCAGCCCTGCGCGAAGGCGGAACGGCCTTTGGCCTGCTCAATTCCATGCCGGCGCCCTTGTTGGTCGAGATGCTCGGCTACGCGGGCTATGACTTCGTGATCCTGGACATGGAGCATGTCTGCGTGAATCCGGAGACCATGGAGAACATGATCCGTGCCGCCGAGTGCGCTGGTATCACACCCTTGGTGCGGGTGCCACACGCCGGGCACGACATGATCCTGCGCGCCCTGGATGCCGGCGCCCAGGGGGTGGTGATCCCGCATGTGCGCAGTCGCGCCGAGGCCGAACAGGCGGTCCAGGCCAGCCGTTACCATCCATTGGGGATGCGCGGCATCAGCGGGGGCCGCACCACGGGATTTGGCACGATTGATCTGCCGACCTACTTTGCGCGCGCCAATGCGGAGATCATGGTGGTCCTCATGATCGAGGATCAGGCGGGGGTGGAGGCGATTGATGACATCCTGTCCGTTCAGGGCATCGACATGCTGCTGGAGGGCGCAATCGATCTGTCCCAGTCCTATGGCGTGCCGGGCCAGGCCCAGGACGCGCGGGTACAAGCGGCAATAGCGCGTGTTGCAAACGCCTGCCGCCGTTTCGATGTGCCCTTCTGCGCCATCCCGCGTCAGCCAGGACAACTGGAACAATGGACGGAGCAGGGCGTTCGCGCCTTCCTCCTGGGCGATGACCGTGGCGTGGCCTTCCGGGCTTTGAAGGCGCATGTGGCCGGGTTTAGGGATTCGCTTCAAGGATGA
- a CDS encoding MFS transporter, translating into MTGGQRGTVAVILLGHFTAAFAALGMPPFFALILQKSLHSEAAYLVGWFYVLPTLFTALSSPWWGALADRMGKKAMLVRAQLGLAASFLLAGFAESILVFFVALALQGLLGGTFGASNAYLATVLRGQALTRGLTLMQGSARAALVLAPLVLGLFMSMSSPIELYRYLALLPLLSALLIWLLPGETATDEAAARTQRKPVAPAALSALQIFVLQFAFVFATVITFPYFVPFGQQSVAGLSASMAGLLFGLPHLVYLLGAGLLSRWLGQRQLGLTLSLAFVLLGISLAAQALAFSLTALVGWRVLMGLGLTMAYLALHGLIAGLVHSGNAGKTFGWFESSSKWGGVLAGLAAGFAVQGLDLRAPFFIGAAVIAAAAFYLVVQTLVRPRCVVPD; encoded by the coding sequence ATGACGGGCGGACAACGCGGGACGGTCGCTGTCATCCTGCTGGGGCACTTCACGGCCGCCTTCGCAGCACTGGGCATGCCGCCCTTCTTTGCCTTGATCCTGCAAAAGTCCTTGCACAGCGAAGCGGCCTATCTGGTGGGCTGGTTCTACGTGTTGCCGACCCTCTTCACCGCCCTGAGCAGCCCCTGGTGGGGCGCCCTGGCCGACCGGATGGGCAAGAAGGCCATGCTGGTGCGTGCGCAACTGGGTCTGGCGGCCAGCTTTCTGCTGGCGGGATTTGCCGAAAGCATCCTGGTCTTTTTTGTCGCCCTGGCGCTACAGGGGCTCCTGGGAGGCACCTTCGGGGCTTCCAATGCCTATCTCGCCACGGTACTGCGCGGCCAGGCCCTGACGCGCGGCCTGACCCTGATGCAGGGTTCGGCGCGCGCGGCCCTGGTGCTGGCGCCGCTGGTGCTGGGGCTTTTCATGAGCATGTCTTCACCCATCGAGCTATACCGCTACCTGGCCTTGCTACCCCTGCTGTCAGCCTTGCTGATCTGGTTGCTGCCAGGTGAAACAGCCACGGATGAAGCCGCAGCCCGGACGCAGCGCAAGCCAGTCGCACCGGCGGCCTTGAGCGCCCTGCAAATCTTTGTACTGCAATTCGCCTTCGTGTTCGCGACGGTGATCACCTTCCCGTATTTCGTGCCTTTTGGCCAGCAGAGCGTGGCGGGGCTATCGGCGAGCATGGCCGGATTGCTCTTTGGCCTGCCGCATCTGGTGTATCTGCTTGGCGCGGGCCTGCTGAGTCGCTGGCTCGGTCAGCGCCAGCTTGGGCTCACCTTGTCCCTGGCCTTCGTGCTGCTGGGGATCAGTCTGGCCGCTCAGGCCCTGGCCTTTTCCCTGACTGCGCTGGTGGGCTGGCGGGTGCTGATGGGCCTGGGATTGACCATGGCCTACCTTGCGCTGCATGGCCTGATTGCGGGGCTGGTGCACAGCGGAAACGCCGGCAAGACCTTCGGCTGGTTTGAGAGCAGCTCCAAGTGGGGTGGCGTGCTGGCGGGGCTTGCGGCTGGTTTCGCGGTCCAGGGCCTGGACCTGCGTGCGCCCTTTTTCATCGGTGCCGCCGTGATTGCGGCAGCAGCCTTTTACCTCGTTGTGCAAACACTTGTCCGGCCGCGTTGTGTCGTACCGGACTGA
- a CDS encoding type III PLP-dependent enzyme, which produces MRLDLDRIRIAAQQAQAETAEPFCAYIYDLEALRRHAQGLLATLPANCELFYAIKANSDLPILQTLAPLVHGFEVASGGELEWVRGHFPATPVVFGGPGKTDSELEAALCAKVEYLHVESLGELERLAWIARQRGQRATVLLRINLALADLPATTLTMGGRATPFGIDAVQLPEALDWLRNHPELRLRGFHFHLLSHQLDAEAHLKLLQSYFRQVRQWQADYRLDIDQINVGGGIGVNYREPGRQFDWQAFSRGLGPLIEREQMTGWRIRFELGRYLSAACGSYVMEVLDIKENLGRTFVVGRGGTHHFRTPYAQGHSHPFEVLPVARWPYPFVRREVRDTAVSVVGQLCTPKDVLATDAPVERLRVGDLLLFPYAGAYAWHISHHDFLRHPHPAQIYLPIEEQRHAANQ; this is translated from the coding sequence ATGAGGCTCGATCTCGATCGCATCCGGATCGCCGCGCAGCAGGCGCAAGCTGAGACTGCCGAACCCTTCTGCGCCTATATCTATGACCTGGAAGCCCTGCGCCGGCATGCTCAAGGTCTGCTGGCAACCTTGCCGGCCAACTGCGAGCTCTTCTACGCCATCAAGGCCAACTCGGACCTGCCGATTTTGCAAACTCTGGCACCCTTGGTGCACGGTTTTGAAGTGGCCTCGGGCGGCGAGCTGGAATGGGTACGCGGGCATTTTCCAGCCACTCCGGTGGTCTTTGGGGGGCCGGGCAAGACGGACAGTGAACTTGAAGCCGCTTTGTGCGCCAAGGTGGAATATCTGCATGTCGAAAGCCTGGGCGAACTCGAGCGGCTCGCCTGGATTGCCAGGCAGCGCGGCCAAAGGGCTACGGTGCTGCTGCGCATCAATCTGGCCCTGGCGGATCTGCCCGCGACCACGCTGACCATGGGCGGGCGGGCGACGCCATTCGGCATCGATGCCGTGCAACTGCCGGAAGCACTGGACTGGCTCCGGAATCATCCGGAGCTGCGCCTGCGAGGCTTTCACTTTCATCTGCTCTCGCATCAGCTCGATGCCGAGGCCCATCTCAAGCTGCTGCAAAGCTACTTCCGCCAGGTGCGTCAGTGGCAGGCGGATTATCGGCTTGATATTGACCAAATCAACGTTGGTGGTGGTATCGGCGTCAATTATCGCGAGCCGGGGCGGCAGTTTGATTGGCAAGCCTTCAGCCGCGGTCTGGGGCCCTTGATCGAGCGCGAACAAATGACCGGCTGGCGCATCCGTTTCGAGCTGGGCCGTTACCTGAGCGCTGCCTGCGGCAGTTATGTCATGGAAGTACTTGACATCAAGGAAAACCTCGGACGCACCTTCGTGGTGGGGCGTGGCGGCACGCATCACTTTCGCACGCCCTATGCCCAGGGGCACAGCCATCCCTTTGAGGTGCTGCCGGTGGCGCGCTGGCCCTATCCCTTCGTCCGCCGCGAAGTCCGGGATACCGCTGTGAGTGTGGTCGGACAGCTCTGCACGCCCAAGGACGTGCTGGCCACCGATGCGCCGGTGGAGCGATTGAGGGTCGGGGACCTGCTGCTCTTTCCCTATGCCGGAGCCTATGCCTGGCACATCTCCCATCATGACTTCCTGCGCCACCCGCATCCGGCGCAGATCTATCTGCCCATCGAGGAGCAGCGCCATGCTGCAAACCAATAG
- a CDS encoding IucA/IucC family protein, producing MAENPLQSIYQRLSTESEAGQRGLETLLNCYCREVASPDGQVSIGPRFGQNDWPLALRPALKDGQVMHILLPRVDTRLLVVVEQVSLTGNYRYSSQAYHKTPGRPWTPLAWETLATLLLQDLSLKYDQPFNHELLAQIRDSVAVTQAILAKPAASIPVEPLAAFLHSEQLLRYGHPFHPAPKSRQGFSEADLPLYSPELQARFPLHYFAVRRELLVQRSLLVQSCDALVAEHAQLEPPTDFALLPVHPWQGRYLLDQPLVQNALARDLLRDLGPQGADYFPTSSIRTLFQPGNPYFYKLSLQVRITNCVRKNAIYELDGALAVTRILRGLQPDLAARFPSLRLMEEPAYQSLDLRDPDRQANQAVTEGFGMILRQGLQTLLDPGVTPILAGALFGNQSVGKAWVDGFVKALAAQKGLSRDAAAEAWFAAYIEQILHPVLYCFFVHGLIFEPHLQNVLIGVQNARPTRLFLRDFEGVKLVPGRFPAERLTELSERAREALWYSEDQGWNRIAYCLFVNNICEAVAQLSGGRPALEARLWAVVGQQLRAYQTRFGDATSARRINALLAGQPLPAKANLINRFFKRPDRAVSYVPLPNPLLLARGGVA from the coding sequence ATGGCGGAAAATCCCTTGCAAAGTATTTATCAAAGGCTTTCGACAGAAAGCGAAGCCGGCCAGCGCGGTCTGGAAACCCTGCTCAATTGCTACTGCCGCGAGGTGGCCAGCCCGGATGGGCAGGTCAGTATCGGTCCGCGCTTCGGGCAGAATGACTGGCCCCTGGCCTTGCGCCCGGCGCTCAAAGACGGACAGGTCATGCACATCCTGCTGCCACGCGTCGATACGCGTCTGCTGGTCGTGGTGGAACAGGTCTCGCTGACGGGTAACTACCGGTATAGCTCCCAGGCCTACCATAAAACCCCGGGCCGGCCCTGGACGCCGCTGGCCTGGGAGACGCTCGCGACCCTGCTCCTGCAGGATCTGTCGCTGAAGTACGATCAGCCCTTCAACCATGAACTGCTGGCCCAGATCCGCGATAGCGTTGCAGTCACCCAGGCCATCCTGGCCAAACCAGCTGCATCCATCCCGGTCGAGCCACTGGCTGCCTTTCTTCACTCCGAGCAGTTGCTGCGCTACGGGCATCCCTTCCACCCCGCGCCGAAAAGCCGGCAGGGCTTTAGCGAGGCGGATCTGCCGCTGTACTCGCCGGAACTGCAGGCGCGTTTTCCGCTGCATTATTTTGCGGTGCGCCGCGAGCTTCTGGTGCAGCGTTCGCTGCTGGTGCAAAGCTGCGACGCCCTGGTTGCCGAACACGCGCAACTGGAACCCCCAACGGACTTTGCCCTGCTGCCCGTGCACCCCTGGCAGGGGCGTTATCTGCTTGACCAGCCACTGGTACAAAACGCACTCGCCCGCGATCTGCTGCGCGACCTGGGCCCGCAGGGAGCGGATTATTTCCCCACCTCGTCGATCCGCACCCTGTTTCAGCCGGGCAACCCCTATTTCTACAAGTTGTCGCTGCAGGTCCGCATCACCAACTGCGTCCGCAAAAACGCGATTTACGAGCTGGATGGCGCACTGGCGGTCACGCGCATCCTGCGTGGGCTTCAGCCGGATCTCGCGGCCCGCTTCCCAAGCCTGCGCCTGATGGAAGAGCCGGCCTATCAGTCACTGGATCTGCGCGATCCCGACCGGCAAGCCAATCAGGCGGTGACGGAAGGTTTCGGCATGATCCTGCGCCAGGGCCTGCAAACGCTGCTAGATCCCGGCGTGACGCCGATCCTGGCCGGTGCGCTGTTTGGCAACCAGTCCGTCGGCAAGGCCTGGGTCGATGGTTTCGTGAAGGCACTCGCCGCACAGAAAGGGCTGTCCCGGGATGCCGCCGCCGAGGCCTGGTTTGCCGCCTATATCGAACAGATCCTGCACCCGGTACTGTACTGCTTCTTCGTCCATGGGCTCATTTTCGAGCCGCACCTGCAGAATGTCCTCATCGGTGTCCAGAATGCGCGCCCGACCCGGCTTTTCCTGCGCGATTTCGAGGGTGTGAAGCTGGTGCCCGGGCGTTTCCCGGCCGAGCGTTTGACGGAGCTGAGCGAGCGCGCCCGCGAGGCGCTCTGGTACAGCGAGGATCAGGGTTGGAACCGGATTGCCTACTGCCTCTTCGTCAATAACATCTGCGAGGCCGTCGCCCAGCTCTCGGGTGGGCGGCCGGCCCTGGAGGCCCGACTCTGGGCGGTGGTGGGCCAGCAATTGCGTGCTTACCAGACCCGTTTCGGCGATGCCACTTCCGCCCGGCGCATCAATGCCCTGCTGGCGGGCCAGCCCCTGCCTGCCAAGGCCAATCTCATCAACCGCTTTTTCAAGCGGCCGGACCGGGCGGTGAGCTATGTGCCCTTGCCCAATCCCTTGCTGTTGGCCAGGGGAGGGGTGGCATGA
- a CDS encoding energy transducer TonB — MTAGNLPRASWQGLGLALIIALGLQAALAFSLHQSSQPERLTIPQEPIEVELLTPPVAPSPAPRQPSPPAPPKAAEPTPPKPEPKPTPKPERKVAPKPEPKPAVKPAEPEPNPEPVTQPAPTPAPPMARPAPPASASVASPAPPSPAPARPSGSATVGAKPDYLSNPAPEYPMLARRRGWSGTVLLKVRVSASGSPREIRLLKGTGHEILDTAAQEAVQGWRFVAAKRNGEPVESWVEVPVRFELKS; from the coding sequence ATGACTGCCGGCAATCTCCCGCGAGCATCCTGGCAGGGCCTGGGACTGGCCCTGATAATTGCCCTGGGTCTGCAGGCGGCGCTGGCCTTTTCATTGCATCAGTCCAGTCAGCCAGAGCGCTTGACCATCCCCCAGGAACCCATCGAGGTGGAACTGCTGACGCCGCCCGTGGCGCCATCGCCGGCCCCCCGCCAGCCAAGTCCGCCAGCACCACCCAAGGCCGCGGAGCCGACGCCTCCCAAGCCGGAGCCGAAACCCACGCCCAAGCCTGAACGCAAAGTCGCACCCAAGCCCGAGCCGAAACCTGCCGTAAAGCCGGCGGAGCCCGAGCCAAACCCAGAGCCAGTCACTCAGCCGGCACCCACACCAGCCCCGCCCATGGCGAGGCCTGCTCCGCCAGCATCCGCTTCCGTGGCCAGCCCGGCCCCGCCAAGCCCCGCGCCAGCCCGGCCCAGCGGGAGTGCGACCGTGGGTGCCAAGCCCGACTATCTCAGTAATCCCGCACCTGAATATCCGATGTTGGCGCGCCGGCGGGGCTGGAGCGGCACGGTATTGCTGAAGGTGCGGGTTTCGGCCAGTGGCTCGCCGCGTGAGATTCGTCTCCTGAAGGGCACGGGCCACGAGATTCTGGACACGGCGGCACAGGAAGCCGTGCAGGGCTGGCGCTTCGTAGCAGCCAAGAGAAATGGCGAGCCCGTTGAATCCTGGGTCGAGGTCCCGGTGCGTTTCGAGCTGAAGTCCTGA
- a CDS encoding MotA/TolQ/ExbB proton channel family protein, with product MESSYMLVNFFNKGGAIMWPLLLVSTLALAVIIERSWFWWKTLRAREPQRVEEALAQLEKGQVQAATKTLEGSDDFIARALHHGLNHHHGSLQGALQTSAGTELERMGRFLPVLDTIVTLAPLLGLLGTIFGIMHSFQMMGGKELVEPMAVTGGIAEALIATGFGLAIAILSLIPLNFFTTRLHRAQHLLETFATHVEVLYQGQQAQNRPAQVAARQGVV from the coding sequence ATGGAATCGTCGTACATGCTCGTAAATTTCTTCAACAAGGGTGGGGCCATCATGTGGCCCCTGCTACTGGTATCCACCCTGGCGCTGGCGGTGATCATCGAACGTAGCTGGTTCTGGTGGAAGACTCTGCGCGCGCGCGAGCCGCAGCGGGTCGAAGAGGCTCTGGCCCAGCTCGAAAAGGGACAGGTGCAGGCCGCCACCAAGACCCTGGAGGGCTCCGACGATTTCATTGCCCGGGCCCTGCATCATGGCCTGAATCACCACCATGGTTCCCTGCAGGGGGCGCTGCAGACCAGCGCCGGCACCGAGCTCGAACGCATGGGCCGCTTTCTGCCGGTGCTGGATACCATCGTGACGCTGGCACCGCTGCTGGGACTCCTGGGCACGATCTTCGGCATCATGCACAGTTTTCAGATGATGGGTGGCAAGGAACTGGTCGAGCCGATGGCCGTGACGGGCGGTATTGCAGAAGCCTTGATTGCGACGGGTTTTGGGCTGGCGATAGCAATTCTCAGTCTGATTCCGCTTAACTTCTTTACCACTCGTTTGCACCGGGCCCAGCACCTGCTGGAAACCTTCGCGACGCATGTCGAAGTGCTGTATCAGGGCCAGCAGGCGCAGAACAGGCCTGCTCAGGTCGCCGCGCGTCAAGGCGTTGTCTGA
- a CDS encoding IucA/IucC family protein gives MSAVLLVNTGSGQADHICRRVVDALLREDVRGCMSQGRVVEGMALPFARHLPASLRDGAWLLLPQLGTGHLWLPVQPCSFMQDWRLRTLPVVLEWAGELEYLRELSAILAYFRQGMNTAQNADFDRFEEECAAAVAHGEFCAAEQASWFDSGVHVPDGRDWAGRLLHYDRLGAFLDHPFYPTARAKLGFDAHDLAAYAPESAPRFKLRWLAVPRDLYQGMDTPLPDIWPDFQQLGLNPLLAASHALIPVHPFLWEQHLAGFLAESGLQDSVIPAPRAYMEVQPTLSVRTLVLADAPQWHVKLPLTIRTLGARNIRTIKPSTIADGQLLQDILGAIASRESSLNGRLLLTDESRGAHVAHKPFLGFILRRYPDGLADSTLVSVASLLAPAPDGKSVFETLAERFYAGRVLDFFADYLDLTLRLHLLLWVRYGMALESNQQNSVLVLSDEAPGLRLLIKDNDAGRIWADRLARACPDLAARLNDLQDRRIVVSDALPLAQMFSTITLQLNIAVLVEGLSAAGYVSREDLYRQVRARIEEVLNDLAAQGEAVDLARQVLLEDERLYIKYLLRAASLESKESTGATDVNKFYGKSAPNFLRHP, from the coding sequence ATGAGTGCGGTACTGTTGGTGAATACTGGATCCGGTCAGGCCGATCATATCTGCCGGCGGGTGGTGGATGCGCTGTTGCGTGAGGATGTTCGCGGCTGCATGAGCCAGGGGCGGGTTGTCGAGGGCATGGCCTTGCCTTTCGCTCGGCATCTGCCGGCGAGCCTGCGGGATGGCGCCTGGCTGTTGCTCCCGCAACTCGGCACAGGGCACTTATGGTTGCCGGTGCAGCCCTGCAGCTTCATGCAGGACTGGCGCTTGCGCACCCTGCCTGTGGTACTGGAATGGGCAGGAGAGCTGGAATACCTGCGCGAGCTTTCCGCCATTCTGGCCTATTTCCGCCAGGGCATGAATACCGCGCAAAACGCCGATTTCGACCGCTTTGAGGAGGAGTGCGCCGCCGCCGTGGCGCACGGTGAGTTCTGCGCGGCGGAGCAGGCGAGCTGGTTTGATTCGGGTGTGCACGTGCCGGACGGGCGGGACTGGGCCGGACGACTGCTGCACTACGATCGCCTCGGCGCCTTTCTCGATCACCCCTTTTACCCCACCGCGCGCGCCAAGCTGGGCTTCGATGCGCATGATCTGGCAGCTTATGCGCCGGAGTCCGCGCCACGCTTCAAGCTGCGCTGGCTGGCCGTTCCAAGGGATCTCTATCAGGGAATGGATACCCCCCTGCCGGACATCTGGCCGGACTTTCAGCAGCTAGGCCTGAATCCGCTTCTGGCCGCCAGTCATGCGCTGATCCCGGTGCATCCCTTTCTCTGGGAGCAGCATCTGGCGGGTTTTCTCGCCGAGAGCGGACTACAGGATAGCGTCATTCCCGCGCCCCGGGCGTATATGGAAGTGCAACCGACGCTCTCGGTGCGCACGCTGGTGCTCGCTGACGCGCCGCAGTGGCATGTCAAGCTGCCTCTGACCATCCGCACGCTGGGGGCGCGCAATATACGCACCATCAAACCAAGCACCATTGCCGATGGCCAGTTGCTGCAGGACATTCTCGGCGCCATTGCCTCCCGCGAATCAAGTCTCAACGGGCGCCTGCTGCTGACCGACGAGAGCCGCGGCGCGCATGTGGCCCACAAGCCCTTTTTGGGCTTCATCCTGCGCCGTTATCCGGATGGCCTGGCGGATAGCACGCTGGTCTCGGTGGCCTCCCTGCTCGCGCCTGCGCCGGATGGCAAGAGTGTCTTCGAGACGCTGGCGGAGCGCTTCTATGCCGGCCGGGTGCTGGATTTTTTTGCAGACTATCTCGATCTGACCCTGCGCTTGCATTTGCTGCTCTGGGTGCGTTACGGCATGGCCCTGGAATCGAATCAGCAGAACTCGGTGCTGGTGCTTTCCGATGAGGCGCCAGGCTTGCGCCTGCTCATAAAGGACAATGACGCCGGGCGCATCTGGGCGGATCGGCTTGCCCGGGCCTGCCCGGATCTGGCCGCAAGGCTGAACGACCTGCAGGACCGGCGCATCGTGGTCAGCGATGCCCTGCCTTTGGCGCAGATGTTCAGCACCATCACCCTGCAACTCAATATCGCTGTGCTGGTAGAGGGCCTGTCGGCTGCCGGGTATGTCAGCCGTGAGGATCTCTATCGCCAGGTCCGCGCCAGGATCGAAGAGGTGCTTAATGATCTGGCCGCTCAGGGTGAAGCGGTGGATCTGGCGCGGCAGGTCCTGCTCGAAGACGAACGGCTGTATATCAAGTATCTGCTGCGCGCCGCCAGTCTCGAAAGCAAGGAAAGCACGGGCGCGACGGACGTCAACAAGTTCTACGGCAAGAGCGCGCCGAACTTCCTGAGGCATCCATGA
- a CDS encoding sodium:calcium antiporter, whose protein sequence is MDFLTLFISLIVILLGAEAFTNALEHLGERLKISEGVTGSLFAAVGTALPEAMVPIIAVLGGAASDPRVGEEVGVGAILGAPMMLSTLSLFLMAYFAARKRGWNGSFKPEPTGFQRDLTWFLAAFSLGTAAMFIPFEQKLIRGSIGISLILMYFFYIMLTLRASASLVEEGHGTEAGKPLFLNKVRLPENMPVIILQLLLGFGLIIGGAHGFVSGIEHISVLFGLSALALSLLIIPVATELPEKVNSILWIRRGKDTLAFGNITGAMVFQGSILPAMGIMLTPWQPSPDVLLGAGLTLLASIWLFIMHRRGTLRPYHLVFNGLCYVAYFSVLVQ, encoded by the coding sequence ATGGACTTCCTCACACTCTTCATATCACTGATCGTGATCCTGCTGGGCGCTGAAGCATTCACCAACGCCCTGGAACATCTCGGCGAGCGCCTGAAAATTTCCGAGGGCGTTACCGGGTCCTTGTTCGCGGCGGTGGGCACCGCCCTCCCGGAAGCCATGGTGCCGATCATTGCTGTGCTCGGGGGTGCGGCAAGCGATCCGCGGGTGGGCGAGGAAGTCGGCGTCGGCGCCATCCTCGGTGCGCCCATGATGCTGTCCACGCTCTCCTTGTTCCTGATGGCCTACTTCGCAGCCCGCAAGCGCGGCTGGAACGGGTCGTTCAAGCCGGAACCTACCGGCTTTCAGCGGGATCTGACCTGGTTCCTGGCCGCCTTTTCGCTGGGGACAGCCGCCATGTTCATCCCCTTTGAACAAAAGCTGATCCGCGGAAGCATCGGCATCAGCCTGATCCTCATGTACTTCTTCTATATCATGCTCACCTTGCGCGCTTCGGCTTCCCTGGTTGAGGAAGGGCACGGCACGGAAGCCGGGAAACCCCTGTTCCTGAACAAGGTTCGCCTGCCCGAGAACATGCCGGTCATCATCCTGCAACTGCTGCTGGGCTTTGGCCTGATCATTGGCGGCGCGCACGGCTTCGTATCGGGCATCGAGCACATTTCCGTGCTGTTTGGACTCTCTGCCTTGGCATTGTCGCTGCTGATCATTCCAGTCGCCACCGAACTGCCCGAGAAGGTCAACAGCATTCTCTGGATCCGCCGCGGCAAGGACACCCTGGCCTTTGGTAACATCACTGGTGCCATGGTATTCCAGGGCTCGATTCTGCCGGCGATGGGCATCATGCTCACCCCCTGGCAGCCGTCCCCTGACGTACTGCTGGGCGCGGGCCTGACATTGCTGGCGAGCATCTGGCTCTTCATCATGCATCGGCGTGGCACCCTACGCCCTTATCATCTGGTGTTCAACGGCCTTTGTTATGTCGCCTACTTTTCAGTGCTGGTCCAGTAA